The region CTCTAGAACTGAACCATATAggccttaaaaatgaaagcTTGTTAAAAGGAAAGCTTGTTAAAACCCAAAatctaaaagggcattaagatatctttaatacttcttgagttacaggcataCAGACTTTGGAGAGAAAGCCTGAAACGCATTTCTCCATTTTTGAGTAGTCATCATTGATATATTAACAAGGACTGCTGAAGTGAAGAGATTATACTAATAGACCTACCAGTCCTATACTTACCTATCCTgacatttttctgaaatcatttttaccCCCCTGTAATCTGGCTccgaatctcaggtgaaaattgtcattttgaccGTTCTCTACAAAATAGTAGATTATTCAGTAAATATAGAATCACGaggtttaatattttggctttcatcactatacatgtTAATCTTTCTTgagaaaaaatattaacacaatCAAAATTATGAGCCGAGGATGTTTCtaaaatttggttgatttgacactGAATGGAAATAACTTGCATGAGAGTGTCTGCTCTTTGAAATAATAGATTAATTCCactgtttattagggttgtgaCGGTGAGGAAATTTCCCCACCGGTTAATTGACATGTAACAACACCGATAATACTGGTATCACCGTGGGGGGTATcgccctcttttttttttttccgtgcTTTCCTTCGCTTTTAAATAGCTTAAAAGTGGGGTGcgtattttactttcactttcaaactAGTGGCAATTTTGTGTCAattgtttgaatttaatttaagcaACAAAATACAACATCAAACTCAATTAGcctatacagtcatggccaaaaatatcggcacccttggtaaatatgatcaaagaaggctgtgaaaattaatctgcattgttaatccttttgatcttttattaaaaaaattcacaaaaatctaacctttcattggataataagaatttaaaatggggagaaatatcattatgaaataaatgttttctctaatacacattggccacaattaacggcaccctttattcaatacttttgaaacctccatttgccagtttaacagctctaaatgttctcctataatgcctgatgaggtcagagacacctgacaagagatcagagaccattccttcatccagaatcactccagaccctttagattcacagcttcttctcttcagttcactcatgttctacagggttcaggtcagaggactggaatgaccagcagaagcttggttttgtgctcagtgacccatttttgtgttgtttttgaggtttgtgtttggattattgtacggttggaagatacaaacatggcccattataagatttctaacagagtcactTATTGagtttttatctgttggtatttgatagaatccatgatgccatgcgtctaaacaagatgtccaggacctccagcagaaatataggcccacaacatcaaaaatacagcagtatatttcactgtacacatggggtactttttatccctgtgttcaccaaacccatcttgagtgtttgctgctaaaaagctcattttttagtttcatctgaccatagaagccagtcccatctgaagttccagtcgtgtctgataactgaatatgctggagtttgtttttggatgagcgggagaaaccctcccgaacaacatgtgctgatgtaggttGATCAactatatttttggccatgactgaaTATAAATCAtagaacttttattaacaaaacaaataaaaatacaccatgctATAGGCtatgcctaatataaaataacaaaaaactttgtttaaatagttatacaaaactgaaaatcagcaAACACTGGAACAAGAAATAATGATAAGAAAGAATATGAAAGCTTGGCATAAACACCTTGAtgtcaaacaaaataaattacacaaagtttaaataaaatacaaatcagCAAACATTGTGGAACCaattaaataagaaacaaatgtttaaaaaaaactttcaataTCACCTTAGATAAACTGCAAAAGTCAACAGGCTTTTCAAAATCCGAAATATTGGCAGACAGGTGCTTTTGCATGTCGTTTCGAAACTAAATCATCCGCTCTCTCCTCACTCTTTCGTTCGGCACGCTGCATTGACACTACAGTTTTTAATTGTAGTGTCTGTTCTCTAACTGaactaaatgatttttattactataaaaaatCAACTGACGGTGCTGCGGTTGCGTTTggttgtgttttaaaataaacaggaaatgTGTCCGTCTTAGAAGGGACTGAGCCTTACAGTGTGTTTAATATGTCCACAGGTGATTCAGTGGTGCACCCACCATAAAGACGACCCTCCTCCCCCTGAAGATGATGAGAATAAAGAGAAAAGAACGGATGACATCCCCGTGTGGGACCAGGAGTTCCTCAAAGTAGACCAGGGCACCCTCTTCGAACTCATTCTGGTTTGTAAACTGCTTGTGCTTTGACTGCCAGCGTTTGTTAAAATGGTGCTGTATGGTGCAGAACTGAGTCGCAGATCTGATTTCatggagggaaaacaaagcgaAATGCATACTGTTGGTTTTTAGGACCAATTGAGTGCTTGAAATTGGAGGATAAACAAATGTGGCGCCCTGCGTTTAatgaagcaaaaccagttgagaagcTAAAAGAACACACAGAGTGCCTTCTGGTTCTTGAGACCGCAGTTTTTGCAAAATATCCTCACGGTTCAACATTTATACAAGCTCTCATAATTACTGATGCACCAAAATTAAGACTTTGGGTCAAAATGGAAACCAAAATTCAGGATgcacctgaaaataaaatgacttgGAAATAAATGTCATAGTCCgttaatcaaatttatttaacaGTCATTTAACAATAAGCATTGACATCTTCTCAGCAGTTATTACTATGTGTGGATCACTTGCTTTGGCTCCGTTCAAAAGCCTGGTGAGCTGCTGTATATCtaaataataatgagaaacaaaataaatattatttgaatgttttgatATCAGTAAAAAGAGTATTTAaggaaataataatttgtattaatattgtgaatcagTCTCCACTTATGTGCTGAGTGGAGTGTCTGCAGATGTCAGAGCAGCAGTGCGTTGACTCGCCACACGATGGCCGCGTCTTCATTTGCAGCGCAGCGGTCTCATCACGCTCACTTTCATCTCTCTTCCCTTTGTTTAGGCTGCAAATTACTTGGACATCAAAGGCTTGCTAGATGTTACTTGCAAGACGGTTGCAAACATGATCAAAGGCAAAAccccagaagagatcagaaagACTTTCAATATCAAAAATGATTTTACAGAGGAAGAGGAAGCCCAGGTAAAACAAGTGCTCATTTCCTGTCTCTCCTCCGTCACGCATGGTCTTAATGCGCTCAGACCCGTGTTactttagtatcattgagagaccatcatacatttttttttttttttttttgtcaaatttaataattttgttgtttttgtcatttttagtaacttttagtatcagtaagatttttaatgtttttttttttttaagaagcgTCTTCtgctcaaggctgcatttatttgatcaaaaatacagaaaaaacagtgaaatattattgcaaattaaaataacggtttactgttttaatgtacttttaaaatattatttatttctgtgatgcaaagctgtattttcagcatcattactccagtcttcagtgtcacatgacccttcagaaatcattctaatatgctgattcattatcaatgttggaaacagttgtgctgcatagtattttttggaaactgtgGTACTATTTCAGGATGTTGAAATAAGACTAATTGaagtttttcagttttagttgagCTAGAATAACTCCCCAGAATGTTGTTTGTTGCAGGTACGTAAGGAGAACCAGTGGTGTGAAGAGAAGTGAAGATCCTGACACACTTTAACACTATGGATTgttccaacaaaaaaaaaaagaaaaaaaaagtaattaaaaaattgCACTGCGCTGTTCATATTTGTTGAGATTTAACACGAATAAACAGAGAAAAAATCCCTTGTGTTTCGCTAGCATGGCCGTTCTCCTTGCTTGTGTGGTGTAAAAGCCTTTTTTTAATGCCCTCCCTCCTCAGACGCTCTCACCCATGTAGAGAAAACGCTCCCCTTTCTTaccatgcttttattttattttaacggAGCTTATCCGCAAACGGCAgattctgttttctgtttttgagAAATGAACATATAGCTTAAGGAACATTTTCTAAGCAGCCTTATTTGTGCTGATGAAAGATCAGTGTTGGAAATCTGAAGGTGGAGATGTTTGAAACCGGTCTTGTGAACTGGAAGTACTCGCGTCTGCTTTCACTTCATCTGCTCTGCCTCATTGTATAGGATTGACGGTCTTTCACGGTTCTGCTCCTAAATGGCAGGCGATTAGGATTATGAATCTTTtaattccaaaaaaataaaaagattattgTGGGATTTGTCAGTTCTCTGTACAGTGTCATTTCTGCATCTCTCAAGTGTTTATGTTTGGCTTTCTCCATCCATTGAAAGTTTTACAGTATCTGGAGCTGATTCTGTATGTATAGTGTGGATGTGAGAGCAGCGGTCTGTATCTGTACATCTGCTGGAGCTTTTCTAatattcactttttttcttataaattaGCAAATGTTTTCTAACTGATTAGAGCTCAGTGTCTTTGAGTTTGTCAAATGTTGAGAATCACATTAACTGTCAACATGATCCACAACCATATATTGTCTTCTTCAGCACTAAATCATTTCACACctaacacacttttaaaaagaatgtttttgcttaAAGTGTGCTCTTGCTATCTTTTGACTCATTTTTTCAGACATTGTGTGACATAAGTATCCATACGTTTTGTACAAACCAGTAACCATTACAGCTACTCTGAAGAAAATAGGGACATCGTTGGTTACGTTTAATGTTAtttgttaatgaaaatgcatCTATTGCTTTTTAGTTTATATCAGCCCTGTTCATTGTTAATGTTGTTCAATGGACCTGAGTTAACATGAACTTACTATAGAAGCCCATTTATGCTATGgcataaaaaaggtaattgcaattTTGAGTTGATATAATTTGctatgaatgaataattcatcATTTCTCTCTTGCAATCCTGAGAATTGGTAGATTATAACTTGTTTTCCTCAATTGCGAAATATAAGATGGTAATTCTATGAAGAAAATTTGATGTTGAGAGAGAAACTcaaaattttgagaaaaaaaacagaaaatcagaTTTCTgagtttctcacaattctgactttattttttctatttgattTTTGAGAAGTGTTGCAGCTacctttttgattttatttaattttttttagtccGTGGCGGAAACAGGTGCAActttatttgaatacattttcacGATCTTGaaattaaatcataataaattgttcattgttaagtAATGTAGTTTACAGTAATTGTAACAGTGGATGTGATGGGACAATAGCTTATTAAATATTGTGCAGTATTATATTGTTCTGGTATTATTAAAAACAGTAGTGaaaatgcattacaaaacaATGCATGCTGTTATATGTAAATCATATGTGATCAAATGAGTTCATTATACAGTCGATAAAACCACTAAAAACAGGTCAAGCTGGACACAGTGCTGCTGGTGAACGCACACCATtcatacaaacaaaaacagtatgCTGTTCCACTGAAAGAACTCCACGAGAtggatttttcaaaatattttaataaatctagAGAATGATTATTGTTACATCAAAAGCAAAAGAAAGAGCGATGACTTGCTATATGTCAACACTGAAGATGTGCAGATGGCATGATTGCTTCAGAACAGACCTGAGTCAACACTGAATGACTTTtagaaagcacacacacactctctcacacacacacacacacacacacggttacATAAACATACTTCATTTCATACTGCGACGTTTGGATGGATGACAGGCACAGCTGACTACTTCAGATCTAAACAACAAAAGCTATTAAAAATGGAACTT is a window of Onychostoma macrolepis isolate SWU-2019 chromosome 21, ASM1243209v1, whole genome shotgun sequence DNA encoding:
- the skp1 gene encoding S-phase kinase-associated protein 1; the encoded protein is MPTIKLQSSDGEMFEVDVEIAKQSVTIKTMLEDLGMDDEGDDDPVPLPNVNAAILKKVIQWCTHHKDDPPPPEDDENKEKRTDDIPVWDQEFLKVDQGTLFELILAANYLDIKGLLDVTCKTVANMIKGKTPEEIRKTFNIKNDFTEEEEAQVRKENQWCEEK